Proteins from a single region of Haloplanus sp. GDY1:
- a CDS encoding diphthine--ammonia ligase, producing the protein MTDKWASLFSGGKDSSWALYRALERGLDVERLVTVHPGEDSYMYHVPATDLAALAAESVGIELLEVDPDDLGAAAATDAGAQGDAELEPLEAALRDLAAEIDLAGVTAGAVESEFQTSRIEAMCERLGIDLFAPLWQRDPVELGEAMLDAGFEIRIVQVAAAGLDESWLGRRLDADALDELVALNEAYGVHPLGEGGEFETLVTDAPHMRRPIELAWEPVWEGTRGHLKITDARLAPTDGSSG; encoded by the coding sequence ATGACCGACAAGTGGGCCAGCCTCTTCTCCGGCGGCAAGGACTCCTCGTGGGCGCTGTACCGCGCGCTCGAACGCGGCCTCGACGTGGAGCGACTGGTGACCGTCCACCCCGGCGAGGACTCCTACATGTATCACGTCCCCGCGACGGACCTCGCCGCCCTCGCAGCCGAGAGCGTCGGTATCGAGTTGCTGGAGGTCGACCCCGACGACCTGGGCGCCGCGGCGGCGACCGACGCGGGAGCCCAGGGCGACGCCGAACTCGAACCCCTCGAAGCGGCGCTCCGGGACCTCGCGGCCGAGATCGATCTCGCCGGCGTCACCGCCGGTGCCGTCGAGAGCGAGTTCCAGACGAGTCGGATCGAGGCGATGTGTGAGCGCCTGGGGATCGACCTGTTCGCGCCGCTCTGGCAGCGGGATCCGGTCGAACTCGGCGAGGCGATGCTCGACGCCGGGTTCGAGATCCGGATCGTCCAGGTGGCGGCCGCCGGCCTCGACGAGTCGTGGCTGGGTCGCCGCCTCGACGCCGACGCCCTCGACGAACTCGTCGCGCTCAACGAGGCGTACGGCGTCCACCCCCTCGGCGAGGGCGGGGAGTTCGAGACGCTCGTGACCGACGCGCCCCACATGCGCCGACCGATCGAACTCGCGTGGGAACCGGTGTGGGAGGGGACGCGCGGCCATCTGAAGATCACGGACGCACGCCTCGCTCCGACCGACGGATCGAGCGGTTAG
- a CDS encoding sugar phosphate nucleotidyltransferase, whose translation MKAIVLAGGYATRLWPITKHRPKMFLPVGESTVIDTVFADLEADDRVSEVYVSTNERFADEFADYIADSEFEKPTLSVEETTAEDEKFGVVGALAQLIDREGVEEDLLVVAGDNLISFDLSEFVDFFEATGTPALAAYDVGSKERAKSYGLVDIDGDRVVDFQEKPDDPKSTLVSIACYAFPADTLSLFEEYLAAGENPDEPGWFVQWIQDRRPVHAFTFDGAWFDIGTPESYLDAVAWHLDGDVRVDPTATVENATLRGNVHVMAGAEVADSTLERTVVFPNATIRDADVRGSIIDEETRIENLDLADALIGAHSTMTDGA comes from the coding sequence ATGAAGGCTATCGTTCTGGCTGGCGGGTACGCGACGCGGCTCTGGCCGATCACCAAGCATCGGCCGAAGATGTTTCTCCCCGTCGGCGAGTCGACGGTCATCGACACGGTGTTTGCGGATCTGGAGGCCGACGACCGCGTCTCGGAGGTGTACGTCAGCACCAACGAGCGCTTCGCCGACGAGTTCGCCGACTACATCGCCGACAGCGAGTTCGAGAAGCCGACGCTCTCCGTCGAGGAGACGACGGCCGAGGACGAGAAGTTCGGCGTCGTCGGCGCCCTCGCCCAGCTCATCGACCGCGAGGGCGTCGAGGAGGACCTGCTCGTCGTCGCCGGCGACAACCTCATCAGCTTCGACCTCTCGGAGTTCGTCGACTTCTTCGAGGCCACGGGGACGCCCGCCCTCGCGGCCTACGACGTGGGGTCGAAGGAGCGCGCCAAGTCCTACGGGCTGGTCGACATCGACGGCGACCGGGTCGTCGACTTCCAGGAGAAACCCGACGACCCCAAGAGCACGCTCGTCTCCATCGCCTGTTATGCCTTCCCCGCGGACACCCTCTCCCTGTTCGAGGAGTATCTGGCGGCGGGCGAGAACCCCGACGAACCGGGGTGGTTCGTCCAGTGGATTCAGGACCGACGCCCCGTCCACGCCTTCACCTTCGACGGCGCGTGGTTCGACATCGGTACCCCCGAGAGCTACCTCGACGCGGTGGCCTGGCATCTCGACGGCGACGTGCGCGTCGATCCGACGGCCACCGTCGAGAACGCCACGCTCCGCGGGAACGTCCACGTGATGGCGGGTGCGGAGGTGGCCGACTCGACGCTCGAACGCACCGTCGTCTTCCCGAACGCGACCATCCGCGACGCGGACGTCCGCGGATCGATCATCGACGAGGAGACCCGCATCGAGAACCTCGACCTGGCGGACGCGCTCATCGGCGCGCACTCGACGATGACGGACGGGGCCTAA
- a CDS encoding transcriptional regulator, with protein sequence MESTTRERIVAALREEAATPSELSARVDTARSAVYDHLRHVARSLSGTDERLLVSPPTCRDCGFDGFDDPINHPSNCPECRSESVAEPAFRVD encoded by the coding sequence ATGGAGTCCACGACACGGGAGCGCATCGTGGCCGCCCTCCGGGAGGAGGCCGCGACGCCGAGCGAACTCTCCGCCCGCGTCGACACCGCCCGGTCGGCCGTCTACGACCATCTCCGACACGTCGCCCGCTCGCTCTCCGGGACCGACGAGCGACTGCTCGTCTCGCCGCCGACCTGTCGGGACTGCGGGTTCGACGGTTTCGACGACCCGATCAACCACCCCTCGAACTGCCCCGAGTGCCGGAGCGAGAGCGTCGCCGAGCCCGCCTTCCGGGTCGACTAG